In Mucinivorans hirudinis, the DNA window AAATTGCCTTTCGCCGCGTAATCTTCCGAAGCAAACCAAAGGTGATGCACACACACTTCATTAGTTATTCGCTTTTCAATCAAAGGTTTGCGCTCAAATAAACTCAATTCACGTGCAGTACTAAGGTGCAGAACGTGAAGTTTTGTATTATATTTGGTTGCAAGCTCCACAGCCCGCGCCGTGGATTTGTAACACGCTTCTGCACTGCGAATTACCGGATGTAAATCAATAGTGGCACTCTCACCATATTTCGCGATATTGGCTTTAATTGTTTCCTCATCTTCGCTGTGAACAGCCACTAAAACAGGCGAATTAGAGAAAATTACACCAAGCGTATCTTCCTTATCCACAAGCATATTGCCTGTTGAAGAACCCATAAATAGCTTAACACCGCAAATGCGCGAAGGGTCGATGCGTTCAATTTCCGCGATATTGTCATTCGATGCGCCAAGGTAGAACGAGTAGTTTGCCGCCGAACACTCCGCGGCACGGTCGTAACGCTCCTCTAAGAGCGAAAGTGTTGTAGATGCGGGGTTTACGTTGGGCATATCCATAAAAGATGTAACCCCACCCGCAACCGCTGCACGCGATTCGGTAGCGATGTCGCCCTTGTGTGTCAATCCCGGTTCACGGAAATGAACTTGGTCGTCAATGACACCCGGGATTAGGTAACCACCCTGAGCATCAATAAAATCGGCAAAATCTATTTGTGCCGGCATACCTTCACCAACGGCAATAATCC includes these proteins:
- a CDS encoding Dihydroorotase, coding for MLIIYNAQIINEGKRFKGYVVVEGSWIIAVGEGMPAQIDFADFIDAQGGYLIPGVIDDQVHFREPGLTHKGDIATESRAAVAGGVTSFMDMPNVNPASTTLSLLEERYDRAAECSAANYSFYLGASNDNIAEIERIDPSRICGVKLFMGSSTGNMLVDKEDTLGVIFSNSPVLVAVHSEDEETIKANIAKYGESATIDLHPVIRSAEACYKSTARAVELATKYNTKLHVLHLSTARELSLFERKPLIEKRITNEVCVHHLWFASEDYAAKGNLIKWNPAIKTEEDKSALREGVMNGLVDIVATDHAPHTLDEKSKPYTQAPSGAPFVQHSLAVMLEMFEAEKVVEMMCHRPAELFQIDRRGFIREGYYADLVIVEPDDEWIVSKENILYKCGWSPIEGQKLRARVTYTFVNGEMVYCNGVFDDSVRGKRLLFNR